The Burkholderia lata genome contains a region encoding:
- the rapZ gene encoding RNase adapter RapZ has protein sequence MRIVLITGISGSGKSVALNALEDAGYYCVDNLPPHVLPELARYLAGEGQHRLAVAIDARSSASLDEMPGLIRDLSREHDVRVLFLNASTQALIQRFSETRRRHPLSGSLSHDADVGLLSSLEEAIERERHLVAPLAEFGHQIDTSTLRANALRTWVKRFIEQKNNDLMVMFESFGFKRGVPLDADLMFDVRALPNPYYDHELRPLTGLDQPVIAFLDALPIVHQMIDDIHAFLMKWLPHFRDDNRSYLTVAIGCTGGQHRSVFIAETLAARLAHEANVIVRHRDAPVDVDASSRLVSEVDRP, from the coding sequence ATGCGCATCGTCCTCATCACCGGCATCTCCGGCTCAGGCAAGTCCGTCGCGCTGAACGCGCTCGAGGACGCAGGCTATTACTGTGTCGACAACCTGCCGCCGCACGTGCTCCCCGAACTCGCCCGCTACCTCGCCGGAGAGGGCCAGCACCGGCTCGCGGTCGCGATCGACGCGCGCTCGAGCGCGTCGCTCGACGAAATGCCCGGCCTGATCCGCGACCTGTCGCGCGAGCACGACGTGCGCGTGCTGTTCCTCAACGCGAGCACCCAGGCGCTGATCCAGCGCTTCTCCGAAACGCGCCGCCGCCACCCGCTGTCCGGTTCGCTGTCGCACGATGCGGACGTCGGCCTGCTGTCGTCGCTCGAGGAAGCGATCGAGCGCGAACGCCACCTCGTCGCGCCGCTCGCCGAATTCGGCCACCAGATCGACACGAGCACGCTGCGCGCGAACGCGCTGCGTACGTGGGTCAAGCGCTTCATCGAGCAGAAGAACAACGACCTGATGGTGATGTTCGAATCGTTCGGCTTCAAGCGCGGCGTGCCGCTCGACGCCGACCTGATGTTCGACGTGCGCGCGCTGCCGAATCCGTACTACGACCACGAGTTGCGCCCGCTCACCGGGCTCGACCAGCCGGTTATTGCCTTTCTCGACGCACTGCCGATCGTCCACCAGATGATCGACGACATCCATGCGTTCCTGATGAAATGGCTGCCGCACTTCCGCGATGACAACCGCAGCTACCTGACCGTCGCCATCGGCTGCACGGGCGGGCAGCATCGGTCGGTGTTCATCGCGGAAACGCTCGCCGCGCGCCTTGCGCACGAGGCGAACGTGATCGTGCGGCATCGTGATGCGCCAGTGGATGTCGACGCGTCGTCGCGGCTCGTCTCCGAGGTCGACCGACCCTAG